Proteins encoded within one genomic window of Fibrobacter sp. UWB16:
- a CDS encoding aminopeptidase, whose translation MKDPRITQLAENLINNAIALKAGENILIETTDTPDELSTELIKAVAKVDGNTFVHNYNSRVRREVIRSASEEQMKLSADLAMNEMKQMQAYLSIRAMNNAMENCDIDDKKMLAYRTITQDVLNYRVNNTRWCVLRWPNPSMAQGAKMSTEAFEDFYFKACLADYPKMQRAAQALVDLMNRTDKVRLVAQDTDITFSIKDIPAVPCCGNMNIPDGEVYTAPVQGSIEGVIHYNTPTLYEGKQFSNIRLVFKQGKIVEATCETGDNKSLNAIFDTDEGARYVGEFAIGFNPFVLSPMCDILFDEKIAGSIHFTPGMCYEDAPNGNKSAIHWDLVLIMRPEYGGGEIWFDDKLIRKDGLFVVDELKCLNPENLG comes from the coding sequence ACGAGCTCTCGACAGAACTCATCAAGGCTGTTGCCAAAGTTGACGGTAACACATTTGTCCACAATTACAATAGCCGTGTGCGTCGTGAAGTTATCCGTAGCGCCTCCGAAGAACAGATGAAGCTCTCTGCGGACCTTGCGATGAACGAGATGAAGCAGATGCAGGCTTACCTCTCTATCCGCGCGATGAACAATGCGATGGAAAATTGCGACATCGATGACAAGAAGATGCTTGCCTACAGGACCATCACGCAGGACGTGCTCAACTATCGCGTGAACAACACTCGCTGGTGCGTGCTCCGCTGGCCGAACCCGTCCATGGCCCAGGGCGCAAAGATGAGCACGGAAGCGTTCGAAGACTTCTACTTCAAGGCTTGCCTTGCCGATTATCCGAAGATGCAGCGCGCCGCCCAGGCTCTGGTCGACCTCATGAACAGGACGGACAAGGTGCGTCTTGTGGCGCAGGATACGGACATCACGTTCAGCATCAAGGACATTCCGGCGGTGCCATGCTGCGGCAACATGAACATTCCCGATGGCGAAGTCTATACGGCGCCAGTGCAGGGGAGTATCGAAGGCGTCATCCATTACAACACGCCGACGCTTTACGAAGGTAAGCAGTTCAGCAATATCCGTCTCGTCTTCAAGCAGGGTAAGATTGTCGAAGCGACCTGCGAAACTGGCGACAACAAGAGCCTGAACGCCATCTTTGATACGGACGAAGGCGCTCGCTACGTAGGCGAGTTTGCTATTGGCTTCAATCCGTTTGTGCTTTCTCCGATGTGCGATATTCTGTTTGACGAAAAAATTGCGGGTTCCATCCACTTTACGCCGGGCATGTGCTACGAAGATGCCCCGAACGGGAACAAGTCTGCCATCCATTGGGACCTGGTTTTGATCATGCGTCCGGAATACGGTGGTGGCGAAATTTGGTTTGATGACAAGCTTATCCGCAAGGACGGACTTTTTGTAGTCGATGAACTTAAGTGCTTGAATCCTGAGAATTTAGGATAG